A window of the Megalopta genalis isolate 19385.01 chromosome 2, iyMegGena1_principal, whole genome shotgun sequence genome harbors these coding sequences:
- the LOC117219330 gene encoding uncharacterized protein LOC117219330 — MTSGREIYGAFSLIVDDVDSHSISSENSDMDGLSNDSSAKNSSTQTPMDSPGGPRERIKQMQVEAETRRGEFARLLEEHAQVVRMLKMMEAEE, encoded by the exons ATGACGTCGGGGAGGGAAATCTACGGCGCATTTAG CCTGATCGTGGACGACGTGGACTCCCACTCGATATCGAGCGAGAACTCGGACATGGACGGTTTGTCGAACGACAGCAGCGCGAAGAACTCGTCGACCCAGACCCCGATGGACAGTCCTGGAGGGCCCAGGGAGAGGATCAAGCAGATGCAGGTCGAGGCGGAGACCAGGAGAGGAGAGTTCGCGAGGTTGCTCGAGGAGCACGCTCAGGTCGTCAGAATGCTGAAGATGATGGAGGCCGAGGAGTAG
- the LOC117219329 gene encoding transmembrane protein 192 isoform X1 → MVSLLRNSNRSSSGAVFLDASVNMDDDEYLTPVFNPQEEGYFHKLETVPIALVPLILGLCLEITGIIFVCVWLEEQTKCDTYFIYLYLHCAYWLIILITDHLIKKKHHHLRIYGYLEFYQMTYRPVRAPLFIASLWVVCYLFLAIVLHHTHKLNYEEYCRASEWFTPLNYILLLTTLELLIIVPVYAHYIRKVLTFNRLRPKPDVIREEWLSSFTYVSYAARLGIDYHRTDSHIEELLEKQADFIRYFTDFYNTFTSKVEVTR, encoded by the exons ATGGTCAGCCTACTCCGAAACTCGAATAGATCCAGCAGC GGAGCAGTGTTCTTGGATGCATCTGTCAATATGGATGATGACGAATACCTGACGCCTGTGTTCAATCCTCAAGAAGAAGGGTACTTTCATAAATTGGAAACTGTTCCCATTGCGTTGGTTCCTCTCATACTTGGT cTTTGTTTAGAGATCACAGGGATTATATTTGTATGCGTGTGGCTAGAAGAGCAAACTAAATgcgatacttattttatatatttgtatctCCATTGCGCATATTGGTTGATAATTTTGATAACGGATCACTTGATCAAAAAGAAACACCATCATTTACGCATTTATGGATATCTGGAGTTTTATCAGATGACGTATCGGCCTGTAAGGGCTCCCCTGTTCATAGCCTCATTGTGGGTTGTGTGTTATCTATTTTTGGCCATTGTTCTGCATCATACGCATAAATTAAATTACGAGGAATACTGTCGAGCATCGGAGTGGTTTACTCCATTGaattatattttacttttaaCAACGTTGGAGTTGCTGATTATAGTGCCAGTATATGCACACTATATTA GAAAAGTTTTAACGTTCAACCGTTTGCGTCCGAAACCGGACGTCATACGAGAGGAATGGTTGTCGTCTTTTACCTATGTTAGTTACGCTGCCAGGCTGGGAATAGATTACCATCGTACCGATTCACACATAGAGGAGTTGCTAGAGAAACAGGCAGATTTCATAAGATACTTTACGGATTTTTATAATACTTTCACAAGTAAAGTGGAGGTTACTCGTTAA
- the LOC117219329 gene encoding transmembrane protein 192 isoform X2 produces the protein MDDDEYLTPVFNPQEEGYFHKLETVPIALVPLILGLCLEITGIIFVCVWLEEQTKCDTYFIYLYLHCAYWLIILITDHLIKKKHHHLRIYGYLEFYQMTYRPVRAPLFIASLWVVCYLFLAIVLHHTHKLNYEEYCRASEWFTPLNYILLLTTLELLIIVPVYAHYIRKVLTFNRLRPKPDVIREEWLSSFTYVSYAARLGIDYHRTDSHIEELLEKQADFIRYFTDFYNTFTSKVEVTR, from the exons ATGGATGATGACGAATACCTGACGCCTGTGTTCAATCCTCAAGAAGAAGGGTACTTTCATAAATTGGAAACTGTTCCCATTGCGTTGGTTCCTCTCATACTTGGT cTTTGTTTAGAGATCACAGGGATTATATTTGTATGCGTGTGGCTAGAAGAGCAAACTAAATgcgatacttattttatatatttgtatctCCATTGCGCATATTGGTTGATAATTTTGATAACGGATCACTTGATCAAAAAGAAACACCATCATTTACGCATTTATGGATATCTGGAGTTTTATCAGATGACGTATCGGCCTGTAAGGGCTCCCCTGTTCATAGCCTCATTGTGGGTTGTGTGTTATCTATTTTTGGCCATTGTTCTGCATCATACGCATAAATTAAATTACGAGGAATACTGTCGAGCATCGGAGTGGTTTACTCCATTGaattatattttacttttaaCAACGTTGGAGTTGCTGATTATAGTGCCAGTATATGCACACTATATTA GAAAAGTTTTAACGTTCAACCGTTTGCGTCCGAAACCGGACGTCATACGAGAGGAATGGTTGTCGTCTTTTACCTATGTTAGTTACGCTGCCAGGCTGGGAATAGATTACCATCGTACCGATTCACACATAGAGGAGTTGCTAGAGAAACAGGCAGATTTCATAAGATACTTTACGGATTTTTATAATACTTTCACAAGTAAAGTGGAGGTTACTCGTTAA